In a genomic window of Deltaproteobacteria bacterium:
- a CDS encoding transcriptional coactivator p15/PC4 family protein, giving the protein MADNQKEIGRMRLNVMDSLVFQTSEYRGKKYVDIRKYVESQSYTGFTKQGIRFNAGLFEEFMENLKKVSEDLGLEAEEERAEEQPGEAGEADGGGS; this is encoded by the coding sequence ATGGCGGACAATCAGAAAGAGATTGGACGGATGAGACTCAATGTCATGGACAGCTTGGTTTTCCAGACGAGTGAGTATCGGGGGAAGAAATACGTCGACATCCGAAAGTACGTCGAGTCTCAGAGTTACACGGGCTTTACCAAGCAGGGGATACGTTTCAATGCGGGCCTCTTCGAGGAGTTCATGGAAAACCTCAAGAAAGTGTCCGAGGACCTCGGCCTCGAAGCGGAAGAAGAGAGGGCGGAAGAACAGCCCGGTGAAGCCGGTGAGGCTGACGGAGGCGGGTCGTAG
- the mazG gene encoding nucleoside triphosphate pyrophosphohydrolase, which translates to MPCKGIRIVLCFSKTGGTTVEKKKQNFDTLISIVERLRSPQGCPWDREQTMDTLKTFLIEEVYEVIEAIDEGDPAGLREELGDLLFHILFISHLAKEEGKFDIWEVIESVSRKMVERHPHVFGEKRISTSRQVEEAWFDLKKREKNQRRSVLEGIPRHLPALLRAYRITERASRVGFDWAEVDQIFEKLDEEIGELKKAISLGQEEMIHEELGDLLFVLVNIARLTGNNPEEALQGANRKFVARFHYIEKALERSHRSLKETTIQEMDRLWEEAKEKE; encoded by the coding sequence ATGCCTTGCAAAGGCATCCGGATTGTCCTATGTTTCTCTAAAACCGGCGGAACGACAGTGGAAAAGAAAAAGCAAAACTTCGACACACTCATCTCCATCGTGGAGCGCCTCAGGTCTCCCCAGGGCTGCCCATGGGACAGGGAACAGACCATGGATACCCTGAAGACCTTTCTCATCGAGGAGGTCTACGAAGTCATAGAAGCCATAGATGAGGGCGATCCTGCAGGTCTCAGAGAGGAACTGGGAGATCTCCTGTTCCATATCCTCTTCATCTCCCATCTGGCCAAAGAGGAGGGAAAGTTCGACATCTGGGAGGTAATCGAGTCCGTATCAAGAAAGATGGTCGAGCGGCATCCCCACGTATTTGGGGAAAAGAGAATCTCGACCTCCAGGCAGGTGGAAGAGGCCTGGTTCGACCTGAAGAAAAGGGAGAAGAACCAGCGCCGGTCAGTTCTGGAAGGGATTCCCCGGCATCTCCCCGCTCTCCTCAGGGCGTACCGGATCACGGAGAGGGCGAGCCGGGTAGGGTTCGATTGGGCCGAGGTCGACCAGATCTTCGAGAAGCTAGACGAAGAAATAGGCGAATTGAAGAAAGCCATCTCCCTGGGACAGGAGGAAATGATTCACGAGGAGCTGGGGGATCTTCTTTTTGTCTTGGTGAATATCGCCCGGCTGACGGGGAACAACCCCGAAGAGGCCCTCCAGGGGGCCAACCGTAAATTCGTCGCGCGGTTCCATTACATTGAGAAAGCCCTGGAAAGATCTCATAGAAGCCTCAAAGAGACGACGATCCAAGAGATGGACCGCCTTTGGGAAGAGGCCAAGGAGAAAGAATGA
- a CDS encoding flavodoxin family protein: MGRKILGVGGSPREKGNSDALLTSILSGARGKGVVTRRVHLRDYDFQSCIGCEGCRKNGTCTGLNDGMQLLYPKILESRGLALVSPTHNYNVTAWMKAFIDRLYCFYVFDDERPRGWSSRLACQGRKAVIAAVCEQEDRRDMGFTLEAMRLPLEALGFEIVGELAVLGIFDRGMVSKRGETLARASSLGADLAESLADGR; encoded by the coding sequence TTGGGGCGGAAGATCCTGGGCGTCGGGGGGAGTCCGAGAGAAAAGGGGAATTCCGATGCATTGCTGACCAGCATTCTCAGTGGTGCTCGCGGCAAGGGTGTTGTGACGCGAAGAGTCCATCTGAGGGATTACGATTTCCAATCCTGTATCGGGTGTGAGGGGTGTAGAAAGAACGGTACATGTACCGGCTTGAACGATGGGATGCAGCTCCTGTACCCCAAGATACTGGAATCCCGCGGTCTGGCTCTGGTATCGCCGACACACAACTACAACGTGACCGCGTGGATGAAGGCTTTTATCGATCGCCTTTATTGCTTTTATGTCTTTGATGACGAGCGGCCCAGAGGATGGTCGAGTCGACTTGCCTGTCAAGGGCGCAAGGCGGTCATAGCCGCGGTCTGCGAGCAGGAGGACCGAAGGGATATGGGGTTCACCCTTGAGGCGATGCGCCTTCCCCTGGAGGCACTGGGTTTCGAGATCGTAGGAGAACTGGCTGTCTTGGGTATCTTCGACCGTGGTATGGTCAGCAAGAGAGGAGAGACACTGGCCAGAGCCTCAAGCCTTGGAGCCGACCTGGCCGAATCACTTGCAGACGGCCGGTAA
- a CDS encoding cyclic nucleotide-binding domain-containing protein produces the protein MIIQESELFRDLGPEVINEIAESMVEEFYGKGSFIFKETYLAEHFYILEEGKIRLSVGEKGRITHLISNPGETLGWSSLVGRNTYTASAECLAPSKVIKIEKEMLNRVFERNPASGMVFFKRLAGIIGERLTHSYSALLSAYEGEALPSYG, from the coding sequence ATGATCATCCAAGAATCCGAACTTTTCAGAGACCTTGGTCCCGAGGTCATCAACGAGATCGCTGAAAGCATGGTTGAAGAGTTCTACGGCAAGGGGTCCTTCATCTTCAAAGAGACCTACCTTGCCGAGCATTTCTACATTCTCGAGGAGGGCAAGATAAGACTCAGCGTGGGGGAGAAAGGCCGAATAACTCATCTGATCTCCAATCCGGGAGAGACCTTGGGCTGGTCGAGCTTGGTCGGCCGGAATACCTACACGGCCTCGGCGGAGTGTCTGGCTCCGAGCAAGGTGATAAAGATCGAGAAAGAAATGCTCAACAGGGTATTCGAAAGGAACCCTGCCAGTGGAATGGTCTTCTTCAAACGCCTGGCAGGGATCATAGGTGAGCGCCTGACCCACAGTTACTCGGCCCTGCTTTCGGCTTACGAAGGTGAGGCTCTTCCTTCCTATGGCTAG
- a CDS encoding TIGR04211 family SH3 domain-containing protein, with the protein MTKRRWYLSLLVFSLFWWPGIGSAETMYVTDRLYLSLRSIPDQDQPAIALLPSDTKVEVLEIQNNWARVALDDGRTGWVLKRFLVKDVPKSVVIEQLKQEIEKKDFLLDKLQSENASRQQEISDRAMLEAKQKALQKKIEALKSQISQQKKRIEVSTKEDTVKRLKEVYVTGIVALFLGLVTGYMLRKPKKKRQIFF; encoded by the coding sequence ATGACAAAAAGGAGATGGTATCTGTCCCTTCTCGTTTTCTCTCTCTTCTGGTGGCCGGGGATCGGCAGTGCCGAGACCATGTATGTCACCGACCGCCTCTATCTCTCGCTCCGCAGCATACCGGACCAGGATCAGCCTGCTATAGCCCTTCTCCCTTCAGACACCAAGGTCGAGGTACTTGAAATCCAAAACAATTGGGCCCGGGTGGCCCTCGATGACGGGAGAACGGGATGGGTGCTGAAGAGGTTTCTGGTAAAGGATGTACCCAAATCCGTCGTTATTGAACAGTTGAAACAGGAGATAGAGAAGAAGGACTTCCTGCTCGATAAGCTACAGAGCGAGAATGCCTCGCGACAGCAGGAGATTTCCGACCGGGCCATGCTGGAAGCAAAGCAGAAAGCCCTGCAAAAGAAGATAGAAGCCCTGAAGAGCCAGATCAGCCAGCAGAAGAAACGTATCGAGGTCTCCACGAAGGAAGATACGGTCAAGAGGCTCAAGGAGGTCTATGTTACGGGTATTGTGGCCCTGTTTTTGGGACTCGTCACGGGATATATGTTGAGGAAGCCCAAGAAAAAGCGGCAGATATTCTTTTAG
- the ileS gene encoding isoleucine--tRNA ligase: protein MDYKATLNLPRTDFPMKAALSEREPMFLKEWDEKGIYARILEKSKHRPKYILHDGPPYANGHIHIGTALNKILKDFVVKSKFMSGYNSHYVPGWDCHGLPIENEVDKQLREKRKTMNVLEVRARCREFAGRFLDIQRQEFKRLGVLGAWEDPYLTMSYDYEATIAREFGKFVAKGSVYKGKKPIHWCYHCKTALAEAEVEYEDHVSPSIYVKFPALSDFGERFEPLKGRKVSVVIWTTTPWTIPANLAIAFHPEYDYVAVDVGGEVLILAEALLDTCMEKFGFSEYRVISRFKGKTVEYLKCRHPFIDREVLLVLADYVTLDTGTGCVHTAPGHGKEDYETGLAYGLDIYTPVDDDGNFTDDVRFFAGRFVFDANEAVNEKLREVGSLLKREEMKHSYPHCWRCKSPIIFRATEQWFISMEKNDLRRKALEAIEKVEWTPPWGRDRIYSMIQNRPDWCISRQRAWGVPIVIFYCDTCNHALADEGVINHVADLFEKEGADSWFERPAGELLPPQTVCPECGAEKFRKETDILDVWFDSGVSYAAVCEKREELKAPPDMYLEGSDQHRGWFHSSLLASVGTRGIAPYHAVLTHGFVVDGRGEKMSKSKGNVITPDLVIKRYGAEILRLWVAAENYRDDVKISEEILKRITEAYRKVRNTCRYILGNLYDFSPPRDTVPYSSLAELDRWALHRLQKTISRVVKAYDEFEFHTVFHTINNFCSVDLSAFYLDVLKDRVYTSRPASPARRSAQTTLYRILVDLTRLMAPVFSFTAEEIWRHLPPDGQREESVHMSAFPSVNEEYLDEDLASRWGRILQVRDQVSKALEEARNAKTIGHPLDARVEIEASPGMMGLLEPLSEELKYVFIVSQVSLRENPEIGGVEVKVDRARGKKCERCWNYDTSVGKNRVHPTICSRCLEVIEGE, encoded by the coding sequence ATGGATTATAAGGCAACGCTGAATTTGCCCAGGACGGATTTCCCGATGAAGGCAGCCCTGTCGGAGAGGGAGCCGATGTTCTTGAAGGAATGGGATGAGAAGGGAATCTACGCAAGGATCCTTGAGAAATCCAAGCACAGGCCCAAGTATATCCTCCATGACGGTCCCCCCTATGCCAACGGCCACATTCACATTGGGACGGCGTTGAACAAGATCCTAAAGGATTTTGTTGTCAAATCGAAGTTCATGAGCGGCTATAACAGCCACTATGTTCCCGGCTGGGACTGTCACGGTCTTCCCATCGAGAATGAAGTGGACAAGCAGTTGAGGGAGAAGAGGAAGACTATGAATGTCCTGGAGGTCCGGGCGCGATGCCGGGAATTCGCCGGAAGATTTCTGGATATCCAGCGGCAGGAATTCAAACGCCTGGGGGTCCTTGGCGCGTGGGAGGATCCATACCTTACAATGAGCTACGATTACGAGGCGACTATTGCCAGAGAATTCGGCAAATTCGTGGCCAAGGGAAGTGTCTACAAGGGCAAGAAGCCGATTCATTGGTGCTACCACTGCAAGACAGCTCTGGCCGAGGCCGAGGTTGAGTACGAAGACCATGTGTCTCCGTCGATCTATGTCAAGTTTCCGGCCCTTTCCGATTTCGGTGAGAGGTTCGAGCCTCTCAAGGGAAGGAAGGTGTCGGTCGTGATCTGGACGACCACGCCCTGGACGATACCTGCCAACCTGGCCATCGCCTTCCATCCTGAATACGACTATGTGGCCGTGGATGTGGGGGGTGAGGTTCTGATCCTGGCCGAGGCCTTGCTGGATACGTGTATGGAGAAATTCGGGTTCTCCGAATACAGGGTCATAAGCCGTTTCAAGGGGAAAACGGTGGAATACCTGAAATGCCGCCATCCTTTTATCGACCGGGAGGTCCTCCTGGTCCTGGCCGATTATGTGACTCTCGATACAGGTACCGGATGTGTCCATACGGCTCCGGGACATGGCAAGGAGGACTATGAGACCGGGCTGGCCTATGGTCTCGACATCTACACCCCTGTGGATGATGACGGAAACTTCACGGATGATGTACGGTTTTTTGCAGGCCGGTTCGTCTTTGATGCCAACGAGGCGGTGAATGAGAAGCTCCGCGAAGTGGGGAGCCTGCTCAAGCGTGAAGAGATGAAGCACTCCTATCCCCACTGCTGGCGTTGCAAAAGCCCGATCATCTTCAGGGCGACCGAGCAGTGGTTCATCTCCATGGAGAAGAACGATCTGAGGAGAAAGGCGCTCGAGGCCATAGAAAAGGTGGAGTGGACGCCCCCCTGGGGTAGGGACAGGATCTACAGTATGATTCAGAACAGGCCGGACTGGTGTATTTCCAGACAGCGTGCCTGGGGGGTACCGATAGTCATTTTCTATTGTGATACCTGCAACCACGCCCTGGCCGACGAGGGGGTGATCAACCATGTGGCCGACCTGTTTGAGAAGGAGGGGGCTGACAGCTGGTTTGAGAGACCAGCCGGGGAACTCCTGCCCCCTCAGACCGTCTGCCCTGAGTGTGGAGCCGAGAAATTCAGGAAAGAGACGGATATTCTGGATGTATGGTTTGACTCGGGGGTGAGCTATGCGGCTGTCTGTGAAAAACGCGAGGAGTTGAAGGCCCCTCCGGATATGTACCTCGAAGGAAGCGACCAGCACAGAGGATGGTTTCACAGCTCCCTGCTCGCATCGGTGGGAACCCGGGGGATAGCTCCCTACCATGCGGTTCTGACCCACGGCTTCGTGGTGGACGGCAGGGGGGAGAAGATGTCCAAGTCAAAGGGAAACGTCATTACCCCCGATCTTGTTATCAAGAGGTATGGGGCCGAGATCTTGCGGCTTTGGGTGGCGGCCGAGAACTATCGGGACGATGTCAAGATCTCCGAGGAGATTTTGAAGCGAATAACCGAGGCCTACCGCAAGGTGCGGAACACCTGCAGGTACATTCTTGGAAATCTTTACGACTTCAGTCCCCCCAGGGACACGGTCCCCTATTCGAGCCTCGCCGAGTTGGACCGGTGGGCTCTCCACAGACTCCAGAAGACGATAAGCCGCGTTGTCAAGGCTTACGACGAGTTTGAATTCCACACGGTTTTCCATACCATAAACAACTTCTGTTCGGTGGATTTGAGCGCCTTCTATCTGGACGTGCTCAAGGACCGAGTCTATACCAGCAGGCCGGCCTCCCCGGCGAGAAGGTCGGCGCAGACGACCCTGTATAGGATTCTGGTGGACCTGACCAGACTGATGGCCCCTGTTTTCTCCTTTACGGCCGAGGAGATCTGGAGGCACCTCCCCCCAGACGGCCAGAGAGAGGAAAGCGTTCATATGAGCGCCTTTCCAAGTGTAAATGAGGAGTATCTCGATGAAGATCTTGCAAGCCGGTGGGGACGGATTCTCCAGGTCCGGGATCAGGTCTCCAAGGCCCTGGAAGAGGCGAGAAATGCGAAGACCATCGGGCACCCCCTCGACGCCCGAGTCGAGATCGAGGCCTCCCCTGGTATGATGGGGCTTCTGGAGCCCCTTTCAGAGGAGCTGAAGTACGTATTCATCGTCTCCCAGGTTTCTCTGAGGGAGAATCCAGAGATCGGCGGTGTGGAGGTGAAGGTCGACAGAGCACGGGGGAAAAAGTGTGAGCGGTGCTGGAACTACGACACATCAGTGGGAAAGAACAGGGTTCATCCGACAATATGCAGCCGATGTCTTGAAGTCATCGAAGGGGAATGA
- the lspA gene encoding signal peptidase II produces the protein MPIILALDQGSKALVRATIPLFGSYPVVHGFFRITHIRNTGAAFGLLGGDAGTVRTAFFVVVTIGAVVLIFSILRRIKENRFLVPLCLTMIMAGAIGNLVDRINLGYVTDFLDFYWRGYHWPAFNVADSAITIGIGLLIVENLLFRREPERVKRDDQQ, from the coding sequence ATGCCGATCATTCTCGCCCTGGACCAGGGGAGCAAGGCCCTGGTGAGGGCTACCATCCCGCTTTTCGGATCCTACCCCGTGGTTCATGGATTCTTCAGGATTACACACATAAGGAACACCGGGGCCGCCTTTGGTCTTTTGGGAGGGGACGCGGGTACTGTCCGGACGGCGTTTTTTGTGGTCGTTACGATAGGGGCAGTGGTATTGATCTTTTCTATCTTGAGGAGGATCAAAGAGAATCGGTTCCTGGTCCCCCTGTGTCTAACCATGATCATGGCGGGTGCCATAGGAAACCTGGTGGATCGAATCAATTTGGGCTATGTCACCGACTTTCTCGACTTCTACTGGCGAGGTTACCACTGGCCGGCCTTCAACGTCGCCGATTCGGCAATCACCATCGGGATCGGCCTGCTCATAGTGGAGAACCTTCTTTTCCGGAGGGAGCCGGAGAGAGTCAAGAGGGATGACCAACAATAG
- a CDS encoding DUF3786 domain-containing protein gives MEKQKSYRRAFEVARQEIQSRDPAYMAACSGAEYRVRQGKEEIVLSFFGDPHTVTFPEIEIFSPRTDKISLVTRIMLLHYLIRADGTELEGTLIPYKEIPGGRMYAGVFDKRVTEGLIRVFGQKPGNFLRAGLAMGGNQADFGDASFSLVILPRVPVTLVLWRGDEEFPPSVQVLFDRSIDRYLSLEDVVVLGEMTSKRLIARSSTTR, from the coding sequence ATGGAGAAGCAGAAGAGCTATCGCCGGGCCTTTGAAGTGGCCCGCCAGGAGATTCAATCCCGTGACCCGGCGTACATGGCGGCCTGCAGTGGAGCAGAGTACCGTGTGAGGCAGGGAAAGGAGGAAATCGTTCTCTCCTTTTTTGGGGATCCCCATACCGTTACTTTCCCTGAAATCGAGATTTTCTCTCCTAGGACAGATAAGATTTCACTGGTCACCCGGATCATGCTTCTCCACTATTTGATCCGAGCAGACGGAACAGAGCTGGAAGGCACTCTGATTCCGTACAAGGAGATTCCAGGTGGAAGGATGTATGCGGGAGTCTTCGACAAGAGGGTGACAGAAGGCCTCATACGCGTTTTCGGGCAGAAGCCCGGGAATTTTCTCCGGGCCGGGCTTGCCATGGGAGGGAATCAGGCTGATTTTGGCGATGCTTCGTTTTCCCTGGTAATCCTTCCAAGGGTGCCCGTCACCTTAGTTCTCTGGAGAGGGGACGAGGAGTTCCCCCCCTCTGTCCAGGTTCTTTTTGACCGATCCATCGACAGGTATCTCTCCCTTGAAGATGTCGTTGTCCTGGGTGAGATGACGTCCAAGAGACTGATAGCCAGAAGCTCAACGACGAGGTGA
- a CDS encoding DUF116 domain-containing protein, whose amino-acid sequence MEDSRPQQRIFIGLLLFTLLILSGVVVLLWVVPYIGLSRISPLAPIILAVCLGILLFLVLLGVALLVLTIILGRDLFLSHNLRGLVVQVLFPFMVLVGKVVGISKRRVQQSFIAVNNQLVVSNCHRRIKPERILLLLPHCIQDFDCDVKITGNIKNCRKCGRCEIKDLLELADAYGVQIAVATGGTLARRIIVQNRPEAIVAVACELDLTTGIQDAYPLPVIGILNERPNGPCINTRVDIGRVREALLYFLENENPTPSGSGNPDSCRDEGPASG is encoded by the coding sequence ATGGAAGATTCCCGCCCCCAGCAGAGGATATTCATAGGGCTTCTCCTCTTCACCCTTTTGATTCTCTCGGGTGTCGTGGTCCTGCTGTGGGTCGTGCCGTATATCGGCCTCTCCCGCATCAGCCCTCTTGCTCCGATCATACTCGCCGTGTGTCTGGGAATTCTTCTCTTTCTGGTCTTGCTTGGGGTGGCTCTTCTGGTTCTCACAATAATCCTGGGAAGAGATCTCTTTCTTTCACATAACCTCAGGGGGCTTGTGGTTCAGGTGCTCTTTCCCTTCATGGTTTTGGTGGGCAAGGTGGTGGGCATTTCCAAGAGGAGGGTTCAGCAGTCCTTTATCGCCGTCAACAACCAATTGGTTGTTTCGAATTGCCACCGGAGAATCAAACCCGAGAGGATTCTCCTGCTGCTGCCCCATTGCATCCAGGATTTCGACTGCGATGTCAAGATTACCGGGAATATCAAGAACTGCCGCAAATGCGGCAGGTGCGAAATCAAGGACCTGCTTGAACTCGCCGACGCTTACGGCGTTCAGATCGCGGTGGCAACCGGAGGAACCCTGGCCCGGCGAATCATCGTGCAGAACAGACCCGAGGCGATCGTGGCCGTGGCCTGTGAGCTCGATCTGACGACAGGGATCCAAGATGCCTATCCTCTCCCTGTCATCGGGATACTCAATGAAAGGCCTAACGGGCCGTGCATCAATACTAGAGTCGATATCGGGAGGGTACGAGAGGCGCTTCTCTATTTCTTGGAAAATGAAAACCCCACGCCAAGTGGCTCTGGAAATCCTGATTCGTGTCGAGACGAAGGGCCGGCATCCGGATGA
- a CDS encoding methionyl-tRNA formyltransferase gives MRRPLSVVFMGTSGFAVPILHALADRYELVAVVTQPDRPRGRGRGLAMSKVKETALELNLPVLQPERVGDPAFVEWIRAVNPRLIVVAAYGQILPAPLLRAPQMGCVNVHASLLPKYRGAAPVNWALANGESETGVTTILMDEGTDTGPILVSRPVPIGPVDTAPVLEARLAEVGAELIVETIIGLEEGRIEPVAQDSSRASYAPPLKKEDGWIDWNQPAGVLERRIRAFDPWPGTFTRLGDRILKIFRAEVDPGGESQRPGLVLQVGQEGIRVATGSGSLVLKELQLEGRKRLPVQSFVLGHVLEPGTVLGD, from the coding sequence ATGAGGAGGCCGCTGTCCGTCGTGTTCATGGGGACCTCTGGATTCGCCGTCCCCATTCTCCACGCCCTGGCCGACCGCTATGAGCTTGTCGCAGTGGTCACTCAGCCGGATCGACCCAGGGGGAGGGGACGGGGTCTGGCCATGTCAAAGGTCAAAGAGACTGCTCTGGAACTCAACCTTCCCGTGCTTCAGCCGGAGAGAGTCGGGGATCCCGCCTTTGTCGAATGGATCAGGGCAGTAAACCCCAGATTGATAGTAGTTGCTGCCTACGGCCAGATTCTCCCTGCTCCCCTTCTCAGAGCTCCGCAAATGGGTTGTGTGAATGTCCATGCCTCCCTGCTGCCCAAGTACAGGGGGGCGGCGCCTGTGAACTGGGCTCTCGCCAATGGAGAATCCGAAACCGGGGTGACTACCATACTGATGGATGAGGGGACGGATACGGGTCCGATTCTTGTGAGCCGGCCCGTTCCCATCGGCCCGGTCGATACTGCTCCTGTTCTGGAGGCGAGACTGGCAGAGGTTGGAGCAGAGCTCATCGTGGAGACGATCATCGGGTTGGAAGAGGGAAGGATAGAGCCCGTTGCCCAGGATTCGAGTAGGGCGAGTTACGCGCCTCCCCTGAAGAAAGAGGACGGTTGGATCGATTGGAATCAACCTGCCGGTGTTCTGGAAAGAAGGATAAGGGCCTTCGACCCCTGGCCGGGGACATTCACTCGGCTGGGGGATAGGATTCTGAAGATCTTTCGGGCGGAAGTCGATCCGGGAGGCGAGAGCCAGCGGCCTGGCCTTGTGCTCCAGGTGGGTCAGGAGGGGATTCGAGTTGCCACAGGCAGCGGATCTCTCGTCCTGAAGGAGCTCCAACTGGAGGGGAGGAAACGTCTTCCCGTTCAATCCTTTGTCTTGGGGCACGTCCTGGAACCAGGGACGGTTCTCGGGGATTGA
- a CDS encoding helix-turn-helix domain-containing protein, whose amino-acid sequence MTRPKGEVLTTKEACRYLRISRPTFLKLVQTNQIRARKLGRGWKVLMSEIQAYMTKREQ is encoded by the coding sequence ATGACACGGCCAAAAGGCGAAGTCCTTACCACCAAAGAGGCATGCAGGTATCTGAGAATCTCGAGGCCCACCTTCCTCAAACTGGTCCAAACCAATCAGATCAGGGCAAGAAAACTGGGAAGAGGCTGGAAGGTCCTCATGTCGGAGATCCAGGCCTATATGACGAAGAGAGAACAATAG
- the rsmB gene encoding 16S rRNA (cytosine(967)-C(5))-methyltransferase RsmB has translation MALEILIRVETKGRHPDDVLDEAFKKYRSLTDLDRAFVTELVYGTLRWRGKIDWVIARFSRIKFDRIERIILYILRLGVYQLLFLTKTPDRAAVNESVILAKRLKSQDAAGFVNAVLRRIIREGGMDGLPVAKGSPQDVLAVEQAFPLWAVIKLWNGWGEKETRAFCEASNRPAPLVLRVNTLAMDREDLISRLRREGLSACATRFSPNGVVIEDGRPVPKMPFLRSGYYQIQDEAAQLISFLVDPKPGERVLDVCAAPGTKTTHLAQLMANRGSIYALDINGAGLAKLRQSCQRMGVTNVTVLKRDLTQPVSLPQIEPFDAVLVDVPCTGWGTIRRNPDIKWRTGPDDIPRMASLQRRILDNAAALARRGGRVIYSTCTVYHEENEGVVEGFLGSREDFLLDRDRPGLFREELFDERGFFRTLPHRHNTDGFFAARLVRE, from the coding sequence GTGGCTCTGGAAATCCTGATTCGTGTCGAGACGAAGGGCCGGCATCCGGATGATGTCCTGGATGAGGCCTTCAAGAAATACCGGTCTTTGACCGACCTGGACAGGGCGTTCGTCACCGAGCTGGTCTACGGTACGCTCCGGTGGCGGGGAAAGATCGATTGGGTGATCGCTCGTTTTTCCAGGATCAAATTCGATCGGATCGAGAGGATCATCCTTTACATACTACGGCTCGGTGTCTACCAGCTCCTCTTTCTCACGAAGACGCCTGACAGGGCGGCTGTGAACGAGTCGGTGATTCTTGCCAAGAGGCTCAAGAGTCAAGATGCGGCGGGTTTTGTCAATGCGGTCCTGAGGCGGATCATACGGGAGGGCGGGATGGATGGACTCCCTGTTGCGAAAGGATCGCCTCAGGACGTTCTCGCAGTGGAGCAGGCATTTCCCCTATGGGCAGTGATCAAGCTCTGGAACGGATGGGGAGAAAAGGAGACGAGGGCCTTTTGTGAGGCCTCCAACCGGCCTGCACCCCTCGTTCTCAGGGTCAACACTCTTGCCATGGACCGGGAAGACCTGATCAGCAGGCTGAGGAGAGAGGGGCTTTCGGCCTGCGCGACCCGCTTTTCGCCCAACGGTGTTGTCATCGAAGATGGTCGTCCTGTACCGAAGATGCCCTTTCTCAGAAGCGGATACTATCAGATCCAAGACGAGGCCGCCCAGCTCATCTCCTTTCTCGTCGACCCCAAACCGGGGGAAAGGGTTCTCGACGTCTGTGCGGCTCCTGGTACCAAGACGACTCATTTGGCCCAACTCATGGCGAACAGGGGGAGCATCTATGCTCTGGACATAAACGGCGCCGGGCTTGCCAAGTTGAGGCAGTCGTGTCAGAGGATGGGTGTCACCAATGTGACCGTGCTGAAGAGGGACCTCACTCAGCCGGTCTCTCTTCCGCAGATAGAGCCTTTCGATGCGGTCCTCGTGGATGTACCGTGTACGGGATGGGGAACGATCCGCAGAAACCCGGATATCAAGTGGCGAACGGGGCCTGATGACATACCGCGAATGGCCTCCCTCCAGAGAAGGATTCTCGACAACGCGGCTGCCCTGGCAAGGAGAGGGGGGAGAGTCATATACTCGACCTGCACGGTGTACCACGAGGAAAACGAGGGTGTGGTCGAGGGGTTTCTTGGGTCAAGAGAGGATTTCCTGCTGGATCGAGACAGGCCCGGTCTCTTCCGAGAGGAGCTGTTCGATGAGAGGGGATTCTTCAGAACCCTGCCGCATCGTCACAACACCGACGGGTTTTTTGCGGCTAGACTGGTGAGGGAATAA
- the def gene encoding peptide deformylase, with amino-acid sequence MSLRDVVTYPQPALRKKSEPVKEINEEIRSLIADMRETMYSSKGIGLAAPQIGVNLRVIVVDVTPYQPDQKPFALINPEIVSGEGEVESSEGCLSVPGLFETVKRKEKVTVRGINEDGEEVEIHATGMLAICLQHEIDHLNGMTIVERLGPLKREMVRKKLRKAARNQP; translated from the coding sequence ATGTCACTCCGTGATGTCGTCACCTATCCTCAGCCGGCATTGAGAAAGAAGTCCGAGCCGGTCAAGGAGATCAATGAGGAGATCAGGAGTCTGATTGCCGATATGAGGGAGACCATGTACTCCTCAAAGGGCATCGGACTTGCAGCGCCCCAGATCGGGGTGAATCTCCGTGTCATCGTCGTCGATGTCACCCCATACCAGCCTGATCAGAAACCTTTCGCACTGATCAACCCGGAGATAGTTTCGGGTGAGGGTGAGGTGGAAAGCAGTGAAGGCTGCCTGAGTGTGCCGGGACTGTTTGAGACCGTGAAGAGGAAGGAGAAGGTCACGGTTCGAGGGATAAACGAGGATGGAGAGGAGGTAGAGATACATGCAACAGGGATGCTTGCCATCTGCCTCCAGCACGAAATCGACCACTTGAACGGTATGACAATCGTTGAGAGGCTCGGCCCCCTGAAAAGGGAGATGGTCAGGAAGAAACTAAGGAAGGCTGCCAGGAATCAGCCATGA